A single genomic interval of Legionella israelensis harbors:
- a CDS encoding cytochrome c oxidase subunit 3, with the protein MGAHGTYYVPKPSHWPLVGSIGLTTTLVGAASWLHADWYGPYIFILGLVILMIMMFGWFGQVIYENQKGLYDLQVDRSFRWAMCWFIFSEVCFFAAFFGALFFARFWSVPLLGGEVHPITHYTLWADFKATWPLLTNPDNQTFVGAKEAMGAWGLAAINTLILLTSGATITWAHWALKLNKQKQLIIGMSCTIALGVLFLILQGYEYHEAYTEMGLTLDAGIYGTTFFMLTGFHGLHVTIGTIMLIVILIRCVKGHFTPERHFAFEGVAWYWHFVDVVWLFLFVFVYWL; encoded by the coding sequence ATGGGAGCTCATGGAACTTATTATGTGCCTAAACCCAGTCATTGGCCTCTGGTCGGGTCGATTGGATTAACAACCACACTAGTTGGTGCAGCCTCCTGGCTACATGCCGACTGGTATGGGCCTTATATTTTTATTTTAGGATTGGTTATTTTAATGATCATGATGTTTGGCTGGTTTGGTCAGGTGATTTATGAAAACCAGAAAGGACTTTATGATTTGCAGGTGGACCGCTCTTTTCGCTGGGCAATGTGCTGGTTTATTTTTTCAGAAGTCTGTTTTTTTGCGGCCTTTTTCGGCGCTCTCTTTTTTGCCCGTTTCTGGTCTGTCCCTTTGTTGGGTGGCGAAGTGCATCCCATTACTCATTATACGCTCTGGGCAGATTTTAAGGCGACCTGGCCTCTGCTGACCAATCCTGATAATCAAACCTTTGTGGGGGCGAAAGAAGCAATGGGAGCCTGGGGACTTGCTGCCATAAACACCTTGATCCTTCTGACTTCCGGGGCAACCATCACTTGGGCTCACTGGGCATTGAAACTCAATAAGCAAAAACAATTAATTATCGGTATGTCCTGCACGATAGCTTTAGGTGTACTTTTCCTTATTCTGCAAGGTTATGAATATCATGAAGCTTATACTGAAATGGGCTTAACGTTGGATGCCGGTATTTATGGCACAACCTTTTTTATGCTGACGGGCTTTCATGGTCTGCACGTGACCATAGGAACCATCATGCTCATCGTAATTTTGATTCGCTGTGTAAAGGGACATTTTACACCGGAACGTCATTTTGCATTTGAAGGGGTGGCCTGGTACTGGCACTTTGTCGATGTAGTGTGGTTGTTTTTATTCGTTTTTGTTTATTGGTTATAA
- a CDS encoding cytochrome c oxidase assembly protein, producing the protein MAGKSHTRLIVKLLCVVIGMFAFGFALVPIYNSLCKSLGINGRTNAQAVAYDVQKIKIDKTRMVTVEFVATNNSSVPWAFYPKTRKLKVHPGDIARLAFYAENKTNYPMTVQAIPSVTPGIAAKYLKKTECFCFTQQTLNGHEAMDMPLLFHLDPELPKYVKTVTLSYTLFDVTGRV; encoded by the coding sequence ATGGCTGGAAAAAGTCACACGCGGCTTATTGTTAAATTGCTCTGCGTGGTTATCGGCATGTTTGCTTTTGGTTTTGCCCTGGTTCCTATCTATAACAGTTTGTGTAAGAGTTTGGGAATCAACGGCAGAACCAATGCGCAGGCTGTTGCCTATGATGTTCAAAAAATAAAAATTGATAAAACCAGGATGGTGACGGTTGAATTTGTCGCTACAAACAACAGTAGTGTACCCTGGGCGTTTTATCCGAAAACCAGAAAATTGAAAGTGCACCCTGGAGACATTGCCAGGCTTGCATTTTATGCGGAAAACAAAACCAACTATCCTATGACCGTACAGGCTATTCCAAGCGTTACTCCGGGAATTGCTGCAAAATACTTAAAAAAAACCGAATGTTTTTGTTTTACTCAGCAAACGTTGAACGGACATGAAGCAATGGATATGCCTTTGCTTTTTCATCTGGATCCAGAATTGCCTAAATATGTAAAAACCGTTACCTTGTCTTACACTTTATTTGATGTAACGGGCAGAGTATAA
- a CDS encoding mannose-1-phosphate guanylyltransferase/mannose-6-phosphate isomerase, whose translation MSKNIHPVILAGGSGTRLWPLSRKNYPKQFLRLHGEQSLLQQTVQRVLSLNAASPLIVSNEAHYFLCQEQLQDYQLDEFYLLEPCPRNTGPAIASAANYLREKIAPHALMLVLPSDHWIGDDEAWREAMLTAAQFAIENQVLVTFGIRPDSAKTGYGYIEAGQACNEKIQQVLSFREKPDAELAAHFIAQGSYYWNSGMFMCRADVFLDEIGKYASEILQQSSLACSKGCQYHDYLRLDLDAFSQCEANSIDYLVMEKTQKAVVVPVTMAWSDLGCWRSVAESREQDAEGNSLQGNVMARNTHNCLISSEGTLVTTLGIKDQIIIATGDAVLVADKQYAQQVKDIVSQLGKEQHPLVHDHQRVFRPWGYYEILAEGEDFKVKRLMVKPGARLSLQMHQHRAEHWVVIGGEAEIVNDQQTSRLSVNQSTYIPQRTRHRLSNPGKEPLYVIEVQSGSYLGEDDIVRFDDIYQRQFLQSECVSS comes from the coding sequence ATATCAAAAAATATACATCCTGTCATACTTGCAGGCGGCTCTGGCACACGTTTATGGCCGCTTTCCCGTAAAAATTATCCAAAGCAGTTTCTTCGGTTGCATGGAGAACAGTCATTATTGCAACAAACCGTACAGCGTGTTTTATCATTAAATGCAGCCTCTCCTTTGATTGTCAGCAATGAAGCGCATTATTTTCTTTGTCAGGAGCAATTACAGGATTATCAGCTGGATGAGTTTTATTTGCTTGAACCTTGTCCTCGCAATACAGGCCCCGCTATTGCAAGTGCCGCTAACTATCTTCGGGAAAAAATAGCTCCTCATGCTTTGATGCTGGTGTTGCCCTCTGATCACTGGATAGGTGATGATGAGGCGTGGCGTGAAGCAATGTTGACAGCAGCTCAATTTGCCATAGAAAACCAAGTGCTCGTGACTTTTGGCATTCGTCCGGATTCAGCAAAAACAGGTTATGGTTATATTGAAGCCGGCCAGGCATGTAATGAAAAAATCCAGCAGGTGCTCTCTTTCAGAGAAAAACCAGATGCTGAACTTGCAGCTCATTTTATTGCTCAAGGCAGTTATTATTGGAACAGTGGCATGTTTATGTGTCGCGCTGACGTTTTTCTTGATGAAATTGGAAAATATGCCAGTGAGATACTTCAACAAAGTTCTCTTGCCTGTTCTAAAGGCTGCCAGTACCATGACTATCTGCGGCTTGATTTAGATGCATTTTCACAGTGCGAAGCAAATTCGATCGATTACCTGGTGATGGAAAAAACACAAAAAGCGGTCGTTGTCCCAGTGACAATGGCATGGAGTGATCTGGGTTGTTGGCGTTCTGTTGCAGAGTCCAGGGAACAGGATGCGGAAGGCAATTCCCTGCAAGGCAATGTCATGGCAAGAAACACCCACAATTGCCTCATCAGCAGTGAGGGGACTTTAGTAACGACTTTAGGAATCAAAGATCAAATCATTATTGCCACAGGCGATGCGGTTCTTGTTGCCGATAAACAATATGCCCAGCAGGTCAAAGATATCGTCAGTCAGCTTGGAAAAGAGCAACATCCATTGGTTCATGATCATCAGCGCGTATTTCGTCCATGGGGATATTATGAGATCCTTGCTGAAGGTGAGGATTTCAAAGTGAAACGCTTGATGGTTAAGCCTGGAGCACGTTTATCCTTACAAATGCATCAGCACCGTGCCGAACATTGGGTGGTCATTGGCGGTGAGGCAGAAATAGTCAATGACCAGCAAACAAGCCGTCTATCGGTAAATCAGTCCACCTACATCCCTCAGCGTACCCGCCATCGTTTGAGCAATCCCGGCAAAGAACCGCTTTATGTCATCGAAGTGCAGAGCGGCAGTTATCTGGGAGAAGATGACATTGTTCGTTTCGATGATATTTATCAACGCCAATTCCTGCAGTCAGAATGTGTGTCTTCATAA
- the queC gene encoding 7-cyano-7-deazaguanine synthase QueC translates to MKKKAIVLLSGGLDSSTCLAIARNQGYQCIALSFAYGQRHAVELMAAKRIAQSLGAHEHRVVHLDLGQFGASALTDNSLDVPSYQGNTEIPVTYVPARNTVFLSIALGLAEALCARDIFIGVSSIDYSHYPDCRPEFIKAFEQLSNLATKAGVEGDSFRIHAPLQYMSKAETILSGTKLGVDYALTISCYQANSEGAACGQCDSCTFRKQGFLQAGVPDPTVYLNI, encoded by the coding sequence ATGAAAAAAAAGGCCATTGTCTTGTTATCTGGAGGATTGGATTCCAGTACTTGCCTTGCTATTGCCAGGAATCAGGGTTATCAATGCATCGCTTTAAGTTTTGCCTACGGACAGCGGCATGCCGTTGAATTAATGGCAGCAAAGCGTATTGCTCAATCTTTGGGTGCACATGAGCACCGTGTCGTTCATCTTGACCTTGGTCAATTTGGCGCTTCTGCACTTACTGATAACAGCCTTGATGTCCCTTCTTATCAGGGAAACACAGAAATTCCGGTCACTTATGTACCGGCAAGAAATACGGTTTTTCTAAGTATTGCGCTGGGACTTGCCGAAGCGCTTTGTGCGCGAGATATTTTCATTGGTGTCAGTTCCATTGACTATTCCCACTATCCAGACTGTCGTCCTGAATTTATCAAAGCTTTTGAACAATTAAGCAATCTGGCAACGAAAGCGGGCGTTGAAGGCGATTCTTTTCGAATTCACGCTCCTCTGCAATATATGTCAAAGGCCGAAACCATTCTTAGCGGAACAAAGCTGGGGGTAGATTATGCTTTGACCATTTCCTGCTATCAGGCCAATTCTGAAGGTGCTGCGTGTGGGCAATGTGATAGCTGCACGTTCAGAAAACAAGGTTTCCTGCAGGCAGGTGTTCCGGATCCTACGGTTTATTTGAACATTTGA
- the ctaD gene encoding cytochrome c oxidase subunit I, with translation MSQVLTHDAEHEEHGPEQGKGLIGFAKRWLFTTNHKDIGTLYLWLALMSFFVAGAMALVIRAELFQPGHRFVDPNFFNQMTTMHGLVMLFGVVMPAFTGMANWQIPMMIGAPDMALPRLNNWSFWILPFAFSLLFSTLFHSGGGPNFGWTMYAPLSTKYAPPSTDFMIFAVHMMGLSSIMGSINIIATILNMRAPGMTLMKMPLFVWTWLITAFLLIAIMPVLAGAVTMMLADRHFGTSFFDAAGGGDPILFQHVFWFFGHPEVYVLILPAFGVISEIIPTFSRKPLFGYHFMVYATVSIALLSFIVWSHHMFTSGIPLSAELFFMYTTMLIAVPTGIKVFNWVSTMFKGSMTFETPMLFALAFVFLFTIGGFTGLMLALVPADYQYQDTYFVVAHFHYVLVPGAIFSLFAGAYYWLPKWTGHMYNERLGKWHFWLSVISVNLTFFPMHFLGLAGMPRRIPDYALQFTNFNVITTIGAFIFGFSQLLFLYNVIVTVRRGKKVDNRVWEGAHGLEWTLSSPPPYHSFTTPPEIH, from the coding sequence ATGAGTCAGGTGTTAACCCATGATGCAGAACATGAAGAACATGGTCCGGAACAAGGTAAAGGGCTAATTGGATTTGCCAAGCGCTGGTTGTTTACCACTAACCATAAGGACATAGGCACTTTATATCTGTGGCTTGCACTGATGAGTTTTTTTGTGGCGGGTGCAATGGCCCTGGTTATTCGAGCGGAACTGTTTCAACCGGGCCATCGCTTTGTGGATCCTAACTTTTTTAACCAAATGACCACCATGCATGGTCTTGTCATGCTGTTCGGTGTCGTTATGCCCGCATTTACCGGCATGGCGAACTGGCAGATTCCAATGATGATCGGGGCTCCTGATATGGCTTTGCCGCGATTAAACAACTGGAGTTTCTGGATTTTGCCTTTTGCTTTCAGCCTTTTGTTTTCCACTCTGTTTCATTCCGGCGGTGGGCCAAACTTTGGTTGGACGATGTATGCGCCTCTATCAACCAAATATGCTCCTCCCAGCACGGATTTTATGATCTTTGCTGTTCATATGATGGGCTTATCCTCAATTATGGGCTCTATTAATATTATTGCCACCATTTTAAACATGCGCGCGCCAGGCATGACTTTAATGAAAATGCCGCTGTTTGTCTGGACCTGGCTCATCACAGCCTTTTTGTTGATTGCCATTATGCCCGTTCTGGCAGGCGCTGTAACCATGATGCTGGCTGATCGGCATTTTGGTACCAGCTTTTTTGATGCTGCAGGTGGCGGTGATCCTATCCTGTTTCAGCATGTTTTCTGGTTTTTTGGTCATCCCGAAGTCTATGTTCTTATTCTTCCTGCTTTTGGGGTCATTTCCGAGATTATACCGACTTTTTCCAGAAAACCTCTGTTTGGCTACCACTTTATGGTTTATGCGACCGTGAGTATTGCCTTGTTGTCGTTTATTGTCTGGTCACATCATATGTTTACCTCAGGCATACCGCTTAGCGCTGAGCTCTTTTTCATGTATACCACGATGTTGATTGCCGTGCCAACGGGCATTAAGGTGTTTAACTGGGTAAGCACTATGTTCAAAGGTTCAATGACTTTTGAAACTCCCATGCTTTTTGCTCTTGCCTTTGTGTTTTTATTCACCATAGGTGGTTTTACTGGCCTGATGCTTGCTTTGGTACCAGCAGATTATCAATATCAGGACACCTATTTTGTGGTTGCTCATTTCCATTATGTTCTTGTTCCCGGCGCCATTTTTTCTCTCTTTGCCGGTGCCTACTACTGGCTGCCTAAATGGACGGGACATATGTATAACGAACGCTTAGGCAAATGGCATTTCTGGCTGTCAGTAATTTCCGTGAACCTGACTTTTTTCCCCATGCATTTTTTAGGATTGGCAGGCATGCCGAGAAGAATTCCTGATTATGCTTTGCAATTTACCAATTTTAATGTCATCACTACAATTGGCGCCTTTATTTTTGGTTTTTCACAATTGCTCTTTTTATATAATGTTATTGTGACGGTGCGTCGAGGTAAAAAAGTGGATAACCGCGTATGGGAAGGTGCGCATGGTCTGGAGTGGACGCTTTCTTCGCCACCTCCATACCATAGTTTTACCACGCCACCAGAAATACATTAA
- the coxB gene encoding cytochrome c oxidase subunit II has product MLNSLKASRLLAAFIGIITAQMTFAAADNWQLNMYKGVTPISHDMYDLHMIAIVICGIIGIVVFGVMIYSLIHHRKSKGYQPASFHDNTRLEVVWTIIPFLILIGLAIPATKVLMRMEDSEESDVTVKIVGYQWKWQYQYLDQGISYFSNLSTPYDQIENQERKGQWYLLEVDKPLVVPIHKKIRFLVTSNDVVHSWWVPELGVKRDAIPGFMHEAWANIETPGIYRGQCAELCGINHAFMPIVVQAVTEEDFDSWVKKQPKVKDKYAAEEADTEAPKQMSREELMILGKKQYEMICVACHKADGTGIPPMFPALKGSSVAVGKPISRHIDIILNGIPGTAMQAYKDQLSDEEIAAIVTYERNAWENNTDDLVQPADVKNVRQGEMKKPKMVTKAQAGGFR; this is encoded by the coding sequence ATGTTAAACAGCTTAAAAGCAAGCCGCCTGCTTGCTGCATTTATCGGGATAATAACCGCTCAAATGACATTTGCTGCTGCAGACAACTGGCAATTGAATATGTATAAAGGCGTCACTCCGATAAGCCATGATATGTATGATTTACATATGATTGCCATTGTTATATGTGGCATTATCGGAATTGTGGTTTTTGGCGTGATGATCTATTCACTGATACATCACCGCAAATCAAAAGGTTATCAGCCCGCCTCCTTTCATGACAATACGCGTCTTGAAGTTGTCTGGACCATCATTCCTTTCCTGATACTGATAGGTCTGGCTATTCCTGCCACTAAAGTATTGATGCGCATGGAAGATTCCGAAGAATCGGATGTTACGGTCAAGATCGTGGGTTATCAGTGGAAGTGGCAATACCAATATCTTGATCAGGGAATCAGCTATTTCAGTAATTTGTCAACCCCTTATGATCAGATTGAAAACCAGGAAAGGAAAGGTCAATGGTACTTATTGGAAGTGGATAAGCCCCTGGTTGTTCCTATTCATAAAAAAATTCGTTTTCTGGTCACATCCAATGACGTTGTCCATTCGTGGTGGGTTCCCGAACTGGGCGTAAAGCGAGACGCCATTCCTGGTTTTATGCACGAAGCCTGGGCTAACATCGAAACGCCCGGCATTTATCGTGGCCAATGCGCGGAACTTTGTGGAATTAATCATGCTTTTATGCCCATCGTGGTGCAGGCCGTTACAGAGGAAGACTTTGACAGCTGGGTAAAAAAACAACCGAAAGTCAAGGACAAATATGCTGCGGAGGAAGCAGACACTGAAGCTCCTAAACAAATGTCTCGTGAAGAATTGATGATTTTAGGTAAAAAACAATATGAAATGATCTGTGTGGCTTGTCATAAGGCTGACGGAACCGGAATACCTCCTATGTTCCCTGCATTGAAAGGAAGTTCCGTGGCTGTCGGTAAGCCTATTTCCCGCCATATTGATATTATTTTAAATGGTATTCCTGGCACAGCCATGCAGGCCTATAAAGACCAGTTGTCAGATGAAGAAATTGCTGCGATTGTGACCTATGAGCGAAATGCCTGGGAAAATAATACCGATGATCTGGTTCAACCTGCCGATGTTAAAAACGTGCGTCAGGGAGAAATGAAAAAACCTAAAATGGTGACAAAAGCTCAAGCTGGAGGTTTTCGATGA